One window of Rhizobium leguminosarum genomic DNA carries:
- the edd gene encoding phosphogluconate dehydratase: protein MSAHARISAITDRIVERSKPTRERYLERLRAAASQGVQRSVLGCANLAHGFAVCSPADKDALAGDRIPNLGIITAYNDMLSAHQPFETYPAIIREAAAQAGGVAQVAGGVPAMCDGVTQGQPGMELSLFSRDLIAMSAGVGLSHNMFDAALFLGVCDKIVPGLVIAALSFGHLPSIFVPAGPMTTGLPNDEKSRVRQLFAEGKVGRAELLEAESKSYHGPGTCTFYGTANSNQMLMEIMGFHLPGSSFINPGTPLREALTREAAKRALAITALGNEFTPAGEMIDERSIVNGVVGLHATGGSTNHTLHLVAMARAAGIQLTWQDIAELSEIVPLLARVYPNGLADVNHFQAAGGMGFLIKELLKHGLVHDDVRTVFGQGLGAYTVDARLGENGGVLREPSPEKSVDPKVLSSIETPFQANGGLKMLRGNLGKAVIKISAVKPERHIIEAPAIIFHSQQELQDAFKEGKLNRDFIAVVRFQGPKANGMPELHKLTPPLGVLQDRGFRVALLTDGRMSGASGKVPAAIHVTPEAVDGGPIARIRDGDIIRLDAIKGTLELLVDAADMAEREPVTVDLSDNEFGMGRELFAPFRRAVGASDQGASVLFHS, encoded by the coding sequence ATGTCCGCTCACGCACGCATTTCTGCGATCACCGATCGCATTGTCGAACGCTCGAAACCAACCCGCGAGCGCTACCTGGAACGCCTGCGCGCCGCCGCGTCCCAGGGTGTGCAGCGCTCGGTGCTCGGCTGCGCCAACCTTGCCCACGGTTTTGCGGTCTGTTCCCCCGCCGATAAGGATGCGCTCGCCGGCGACCGCATCCCCAATCTCGGCATCATCACCGCCTATAACGACATGCTCTCGGCTCACCAGCCGTTCGAGACCTATCCGGCGATCATCCGCGAGGCGGCCGCCCAGGCCGGCGGCGTGGCGCAGGTCGCAGGCGGCGTGCCGGCGATGTGCGACGGCGTCACCCAGGGACAGCCGGGCATGGAGCTTTCGCTGTTCTCGCGCGATCTGATCGCCATGTCGGCGGGCGTCGGCCTGTCGCACAACATGTTCGACGCCGCCCTCTTCCTCGGCGTCTGCGACAAGATCGTGCCGGGCCTTGTCATTGCGGCCCTGTCCTTCGGACACCTGCCGTCGATCTTCGTTCCTGCCGGCCCGATGACGACAGGCCTGCCGAACGACGAGAAGTCGCGCGTGCGCCAGCTCTTCGCCGAGGGCAAGGTCGGCCGCGCCGAACTGCTGGAGGCGGAATCGAAGTCCTATCACGGGCCCGGCACCTGTACCTTCTACGGCACCGCCAATTCCAACCAGATGCTGATGGAGATCATGGGCTTCCATTTACCCGGCTCCTCCTTCATCAACCCCGGCACGCCGCTGCGCGAAGCGCTGACGCGCGAGGCGGCCAAGCGGGCGCTGGCGATCACCGCGCTCGGCAACGAATTCACGCCGGCGGGCGAGATGATCGACGAGCGCTCGATCGTCAACGGCGTCGTCGGCCTGCATGCGACCGGCGGCTCGACCAACCACACGCTGCACCTCGTCGCCATGGCGCGGGCGGCCGGCATCCAACTCACCTGGCAGGACATCGCCGAGCTTTCGGAAATTGTGCCGCTGCTTGCCCGCGTCTATCCGAACGGGCTGGCCGACGTGAACCATTTCCAGGCGGCCGGCGGCATGGGTTTCCTCATCAAGGAACTCCTGAAGCACGGGCTGGTGCATGACGACGTACGCACCGTCTTCGGCCAGGGTCTCGGAGCCTATACGGTCGACGCCCGTCTCGGCGAAAACGGCGGTGTGCTGCGCGAGCCGTCGCCTGAGAAAAGCGTCGATCCGAAAGTTCTCTCCAGCATCGAAACGCCGTTCCAGGCGAATGGCGGGCTGAAGATGCTGCGCGGCAATCTCGGCAAGGCGGTCATCAAGATATCAGCCGTCAAGCCGGAGCGTCATATCATCGAGGCGCCGGCGATCATCTTCCATAGCCAGCAGGAGCTGCAGGACGCCTTCAAAGAGGGCAAGCTCAACCGCGATTTCATCGCCGTCGTCCGCTTCCAGGGCCCGAAGGCGAACGGCATGCCGGAACTGCACAAGCTGACACCACCGCTCGGGGTTCTGCAGGACCGCGGCTTCCGCGTAGCGCTGTTGACCGACGGGCGCATGTCCGGCGCATCCGGCAAGGTGCCGGCCGCGATCCACGTCACGCCTGAGGCGGTCGACGGCGGCCCGATCGCCCGTATCCGCGACGGCGACATCATCCGCCTAGACGCGATCAAGGGCACGCTCGAGCTGCTCGTCGATGCGGCCGATATGGCCGAGCGAGAACCGGTGACCGTGGATCTCTCCGACAATGAATTCGGCATGGGCCGCGAACTCTTCGCCCCGTTCCGCCGCGCCGTCGGCGCTTCGGATCAGGGTGCGAGCGTGCTCTTCCACAGCTGA
- a CDS encoding ABC transporter ATP-binding protein produces the protein MTGLTLKDIRKSYGSVDVLHGIDLDIKQGEFIVFVGPSGCGKSTLLRMIAGLEAITGGEMYIDGHLVNDVPPSKRGIAMVFQSYALYPHMTVFDNMAFGMKIAGESKQEIDRRVRAAAESLQLTKYLDRLPKALSGGQRQRVAIGRAICRDPKVFLFDEPLSNLDAALRVATRIEIARLNEAMADTTMIYVTHDQVEAMTLADRIVVLSAGNIEQVGAPLDLYERPANLFVAKFIGSPAMNIIPATVAGTGSQTTVTLTGGMSVTLDVATNASEKGKQASFGVRPEDLRIADGADYLFEGEVSIVEALGEVTLLYIEGLVPGEPIVVKLPGIYDVKKGQRMRFAADRQKLHLFDATGHTYRK, from the coding sequence ATGACTGGACTGACGCTGAAGGATATCCGCAAATCCTACGGTTCCGTGGACGTTCTCCACGGGATCGATCTCGATATCAAACAGGGCGAATTCATCGTCTTCGTCGGTCCGTCCGGCTGCGGCAAGTCCACGCTTCTGCGCATGATCGCCGGTCTTGAGGCGATCACCGGCGGCGAGATGTATATCGACGGCCATCTCGTCAATGACGTGCCGCCCTCCAAACGCGGCATCGCCATGGTCTTCCAGTCCTACGCGCTCTACCCGCACATGACCGTCTTCGACAATATGGCTTTCGGCATGAAGATCGCCGGCGAAAGCAAGCAGGAGATCGACCGTCGCGTCCGGGCGGCGGCCGAGAGCCTGCAGCTGACCAAATATCTCGACCGCCTGCCGAAGGCGCTTTCCGGCGGCCAGCGCCAGCGCGTGGCGATCGGCCGCGCCATCTGCCGCGATCCGAAGGTCTTCCTGTTCGACGAGCCGCTCTCCAACCTCGATGCCGCGCTGCGCGTCGCGACCCGCATCGAGATCGCCCGCCTGAACGAGGCGATGGCCGATACGACGATGATCTACGTGACCCACGACCAGGTCGAGGCGATGACGCTCGCCGACCGCATCGTCGTGCTCTCGGCCGGCAATATCGAGCAGGTCGGCGCGCCGCTGGATCTCTACGAGCGCCCGGCCAACCTCTTCGTCGCCAAATTCATCGGCTCGCCGGCGATGAACATCATCCCGGCGACGGTCGCCGGAACCGGAAGCCAGACGACGGTGACGCTGACCGGCGGCATGTCGGTGACCCTCGATGTGGCAACGAACGCGTCCGAAAAGGGCAAACAGGCAAGCTTCGGCGTTCGTCCGGAGGATCTGAGGATCGCCGATGGCGCCGACTACCTTTTCGAGGGCGAGGTGTCGATCGTCGAAGCGCTCGGCGAAGTGACGCTGCTCTATATCGAGGGCTTGGTCCCGGGCGAGCCGATCGTCGTCAAGTTGCCCGGCATCTATGATGTGAAGAAGGGCCAGAGGATGCGTTTTGCCGCCGACAGGCAGAAGTTGCATCTGTTTGACGCGACCGGCCATACCTACCGGAAATGA
- a CDS encoding carbohydrate ABC transporter permease codes for MTAVGSYFKIGPTRLFVHAAVLLIVIVWLIPTLGIFVSALRDKDQIVVSGWWTSFVGSTQTVAVRLGTADQQQQEGAAYVIAGNVLEGQTGRSVKAFGNRVQQPAAFKAGETADLGDGETLQINSDGSYRYMKNAAFSPDERPRRIYASVSAPPEFTMQNYKTVLTGEGIGQSFINSLTVTIPATIIPILIAAFAAYALSWMEFPGRGLLIALVVGLIVVPLQMSLIPLLRLYNEIGTMLGQPSKTYPGIWMAHTAFGMPLAIYLLRAYIAGLPKEIIESARVDGASDFEIFVRIVLPLSFPALASFAIFQFLWVWNDLLVAMVFLGTDKDHLVLTGSLNALLGSRGGNWEILTASAFVTIIVPLLVFFGLQRYLVRGLLAGSVKGG; via the coding sequence GATCCCGACGCTCGGAATTTTCGTCAGCGCGCTGCGCGACAAGGACCAGATCGTCGTGTCCGGCTGGTGGACATCCTTCGTCGGCTCGACGCAGACGGTCGCTGTCCGCCTCGGCACAGCCGATCAGCAGCAGCAGGAAGGTGCGGCTTACGTCATTGCAGGCAATGTGCTGGAAGGCCAGACCGGCCGCTCAGTGAAGGCCTTCGGCAACCGGGTGCAGCAGCCCGCCGCCTTCAAGGCCGGCGAGACCGCCGATCTCGGCGACGGCGAAACCCTGCAGATCAACAGCGACGGCAGCTACCGTTACATGAAGAACGCCGCCTTTTCGCCCGACGAACGCCCGCGGCGCATCTATGCATCCGTCTCTGCGCCGCCGGAATTCACGATGCAGAACTACAAGACGGTTCTGACCGGCGAGGGCATCGGCCAGTCCTTCATCAACTCGCTGACCGTGACGATCCCGGCGACGATCATCCCGATCCTGATTGCCGCTTTCGCAGCCTACGCGCTCAGCTGGATGGAATTTCCCGGCCGCGGGCTGCTGATTGCGCTCGTCGTCGGCCTCATCGTCGTGCCGCTGCAGATGTCGCTGATCCCGCTGCTGCGCCTCTATAACGAGATCGGCACCATGCTCGGCCAACCGTCCAAGACCTATCCCGGCATCTGGATGGCCCACACCGCCTTCGGCATGCCGCTCGCCATCTACCTCCTGCGGGCCTACATCGCCGGCCTGCCGAAGGAGATTATCGAATCCGCCCGGGTCGACGGCGCCAGCGACTTCGAGATCTTCGTCCGCATCGTATTGCCTCTGTCCTTCCCGGCACTCGCCTCCTTCGCCATCTTCCAGTTCCTGTGGGTGTGGAACGACCTGCTCGTCGCCATGGTCTTCCTCGGCACCGACAAGGACCACCTCGTGCTGACCGGCAGCCTCAACGCGCTGCTTGGCTCACGCGGCGGCAACTGGGAGATTTTGACGGCGTCGGCCTTCGTGACCATCATCGTGCCGCTGCTCGTCTTCTTCGGGCTGCAGCGTTATCTGGTGCGTGGCCTGTTGGCGGGTTCGGTCAAGGGAGGCTGA
- a CDS encoding alpha-glucosidase: MTVAPQSISTPDKDWWRGAVIYQIYPRSYQDSNGDGIGDLKGITARLPHVASLGVDAIWISPFFTSPMRDFGYDVSDYENVDSIFGTLVDFDTMIAEAHRLGIRVMIDLVISHSSDQHPWFVQSRSSKTNAKADWYVWADAKPDGTPPNNWLSIFGGSAWAWDPTRMQYYLHNFLTSQPDMNLHNPEVQDRLLDVVRFWLNRGVDGFRLDTINFYFHDTQLRDNPALAPERRNASTAPAVNPYNFQEHIYDKNRPENLAFLKRFRAVLEEFPAIAAVGEVGDSQRGLEIVGEYTSGNDKMHMCYAFEFLAPDPLTAERVEEVMQDFEAAAPDGWACWAFSNHDVMRHVSRWGGLVADHEAFAKLYASLLMTLRGSVCLYQGEELALTEADLAYQDLQDPYGIQFWPEFKGRDGCRTPMVWDSQVAQGGFSTVKPWLPVPVEHILRAVSVQQGDEASVLEHYRRFIAFRKLHPAFAKGEIEFEEPQGDALVFTREYGDEKLLCSFNMSPAEASVTLPAGEWQALTGHGFISNNYGDKIDIPAWGAYFARLA; this comes from the coding sequence ATGACCGTGGCTCCCCAATCGATCTCGACCCCCGACAAGGACTGGTGGCGCGGCGCGGTGATCTATCAGATCTATCCGCGCTCCTATCAGGATTCGAATGGTGACGGCATCGGCGACCTGAAGGGCATCACCGCCCGCTTGCCGCATGTGGCAAGTCTTGGCGTCGATGCCATCTGGATCTCGCCCTTCTTCACCTCGCCGATGCGCGATTTCGGTTATGACGTTTCCGACTACGAGAATGTCGATTCGATCTTCGGCACGCTGGTGGATTTCGACACGATGATCGCCGAGGCCCATCGTCTCGGCATCCGGGTGATGATCGACCTCGTCATCTCCCACAGCTCGGATCAGCATCCCTGGTTCGTACAGAGCCGCTCCAGCAAGACCAACGCCAAGGCTGACTGGTATGTCTGGGCCGACGCCAAGCCGGATGGCACGCCGCCGAACAACTGGCTGTCGATCTTCGGCGGCTCGGCATGGGCGTGGGATCCGACGCGCATGCAATATTACTTGCACAACTTCCTGACTTCGCAGCCGGACATGAACCTGCATAATCCTGAGGTGCAGGACCGTCTGCTTGATGTCGTCCGCTTCTGGCTCAATCGCGGCGTCGACGGCTTCCGCCTCGACACCATCAATTTCTATTTCCACGATACGCAACTGCGCGACAATCCCGCACTTGCTCCGGAACGCCGCAACGCCTCGACGGCGCCGGCGGTCAATCCCTATAATTTCCAGGAGCATATCTACGACAAGAACCGGCCGGAGAACCTTGCCTTCCTGAAGCGCTTCCGCGCCGTTCTCGAGGAATTCCCGGCAATCGCCGCAGTGGGTGAGGTCGGTGACAGCCAGCGTGGCCTTGAAATTGTCGGCGAATATACCTCCGGCAACGACAAGATGCATATGTGCTATGCCTTCGAGTTCCTGGCACCCGATCCGCTGACGGCGGAGCGCGTCGAAGAGGTGATGCAGGATTTCGAAGCTGCAGCACCCGATGGCTGGGCCTGCTGGGCCTTCTCCAATCACGACGTCATGCGCCATGTCAGCCGCTGGGGCGGGCTGGTCGCCGATCACGAGGCCTTCGCCAAGCTCTATGCCTCGCTGTTGATGACGCTACGCGGTTCCGTCTGCCTCTATCAAGGTGAGGAACTGGCGCTGACCGAGGCCGATCTCGCCTATCAGGATCTGCAGGACCCCTATGGCATCCAGTTCTGGCCAGAATTCAAGGGCCGCGACGGCTGCCGCACGCCGATGGTCTGGGACAGCCAGGTCGCCCAGGGCGGTTTTTCGACGGTCAAGCCCTGGCTGCCGGTGCCGGTCGAGCATATTCTGCGTGCCGTCAGCGTCCAGCAGGGCGACGAAGCTTCGGTGCTGGAGCACTATCGCCGCTTCATCGCCTTCCGCAAGCTGCACCCGGCCTTTGCCAAGGGCGAGATCGAATTCGAAGAGCCGCAGGGCGACGCCCTGGTCTTCACCCGTGAATACGGCGATGAGAAGCTGCTCTGCAGCTTCAACATGAGCCCGGCCGAGGCCAGCGTTACTTTGCCTGCGGGAGAATGGCAGGCGTTGACGGGGCACGGCTTTATCAGCAACAATTATGGCGACAAGATCGATATTCCGGCCTGGGGGGCGTATTTCGCCCGTCTTGCATAA